In Syntrophorhabdaceae bacterium, a genomic segment contains:
- the rplL gene encoding 50S ribosomal protein L7/L12 has product MAITREDVIQYIENMTVLELSEFVKALEDKFGVQAAMPMMAAAPAAGGAAAPAAEAAEEKTEFNVILTGYEAEKKIQVIKVVRAITSLGLKEAKDLVEGVPKPVKESVSKDEAANIKKQLEEVSGQVKVE; this is encoded by the coding sequence ATGGCAATTACAAGAGAAGATGTCATACAATACATCGAGAACATGACAGTCCTTGAACTCTCGGAGTTCGTGAAAGCATTAGAAGACAAGTTCGGCGTACAGGCAGCAATGCCCATGATGGCCGCGGCCCCGGCAGCAGGAGGTGCAGCAGCGCCTGCGGCGGAGGCAGCAGAAGAGAAGACGGAGTTCAATGTAATACTCACAGGTTATGAAGCGGAGAAAAAGATCCAGGTTATCAAGGTTGTAAGGGCAATTACCAGCCTTGGGCTGAAAGAAGCGAAAGACCTTGTTGAGGGTGTCCCGAAACCTGTCAAGGAAAGCGTTTCAAAGGACGAGGCGGCAAATATCAAGAAACAGCTTGAAGAAGTGAGCGGACAGGTCAAGGTTGAATAA